A section of the Kribbella sp. HUAS MG21 genome encodes:
- a CDS encoding helix-turn-helix domain-containing protein encodes MLSKIAVVLMEDVALFEFGVLAEVFGLDRTDDGVPPFDFKVCSTTPGVPMETSTHSQVVAPYGLEELEDADLIGIPATTWRHAYDERILDALRKAEARGAILLTVCSGAFVLGAAGLLDGRPCTTHWRYIDKFTAQFPTAKIDPDVLFVDDGNIITSAGTAAGIDACLHLVRRELGSAVATRIARRMVVPPQRDGGQRQYVEVPVPESSGESLQPVLNWMLDNLTIDHTVPALARRAQMSERTFARRFVAETGTTPLKWVTTQRVLRARTLLEQTRMGIEQIAAESGFGTAALLRHHFRRVVGVPPQDYRRTFRTAG; translated from the coding sequence CTGATGGAGGACGTCGCCCTGTTCGAGTTCGGGGTCCTGGCCGAGGTGTTCGGCCTGGACCGCACCGACGACGGAGTGCCGCCGTTCGACTTCAAGGTGTGTTCGACCACGCCCGGCGTCCCGATGGAGACCAGCACGCACTCCCAGGTGGTCGCGCCGTACGGCCTGGAGGAACTCGAGGACGCCGACCTGATCGGCATCCCCGCCACCACCTGGCGGCACGCGTACGACGAACGCATCCTGGACGCCCTGCGGAAGGCCGAGGCCCGCGGCGCGATCCTGCTCACGGTCTGCTCGGGCGCCTTCGTACTCGGCGCCGCCGGGTTGCTCGACGGCCGGCCGTGCACGACGCACTGGCGCTACATCGACAAGTTCACCGCGCAGTTCCCGACCGCGAAGATCGACCCGGACGTGCTGTTCGTCGACGACGGCAACATCATCACCAGCGCCGGCACGGCGGCCGGGATCGACGCCTGCCTGCACCTGGTCCGGCGCGAGCTGGGCAGCGCGGTCGCGACCCGAATCGCCCGCCGGATGGTGGTCCCGCCGCAGCGCGACGGCGGCCAGCGGCAGTACGTCGAGGTGCCGGTGCCGGAATCCTCCGGGGAGAGCCTGCAGCCGGTGCTCAACTGGATGCTCGACAACCTCACGATCGACCACACCGTGCCCGCGCTGGCCCGGCGCGCCCAGATGTCCGAGCGCACGTTCGCCCGCCGGTTCGTCGCCGAGACCGGTACGACGCCGCTGAAATGGGTCACCACCCAGCGCGTCCTGCGCGCTCGCACCCTGCTCGAGCAGACCCGGATGGGCATCGAGCAGATCGCCGCCGAGTCGGGGTTCGGTACCGCCGCCCTGCTCCGGCACCACTTCCGTAGAGTGGTGGGCGTGCCGCCACAGGACTACCGCCGTACCTTCCGGACCGCCGGCTGA
- a CDS encoding GNAT family N-acetyltransferase: MIAYRNATAADADAVLAFWATAAEDSHRPPDSADAVRRLVARDPEALILAVDNESVVGSIIVGWDGWRCHLYRLAVAPTHRRQGIGRELVARAEAKFASYGGTRADAMVLDDNDQAHRVWSTAGYAPQPEWSRWVKAL; encoded by the coding sequence ATGATTGCCTACCGCAACGCGACGGCCGCCGACGCGGACGCCGTCCTGGCGTTCTGGGCCACCGCCGCCGAGGACTCGCACCGCCCGCCGGACTCCGCCGACGCCGTCCGGCGGCTGGTCGCCCGAGACCCCGAGGCGCTGATCCTTGCCGTCGACAACGAAAGCGTCGTCGGCTCGATCATCGTGGGCTGGGACGGCTGGCGCTGCCACCTCTACCGCCTCGCGGTCGCCCCGACGCATCGCCGCCAGGGCATCGGCCGGGAGCTGGTCGCACGCGCCGAGGCCAAGTTCGCCTCGTACGGCGGGACGCGCGCGGACGCGATGGTCCTGGACGACAACGACCAGGCGCACCGGGTCTGGTCCACCGCGGGCTACGCACCGCAGCCCGAGTGGTCGCGCTGGGTCAAGGCTCTCTGA
- a CDS encoding acyltransferase, giving the protein MRVLAVFAVMFTHTTYMGPFLHPELGEPLGRYPFQVGASILLVISAYFVCVTVRKGSTWRWLWRRVCRVLPPYLVAVLVTYTALILLGPNNWILPTGRDLWANLTLAASFDRGVQLIDGSYWTLPLQLMAFGAAALLWPRGFGQRITTGLWIMIVAPVILQWHDRIGHSPVWVQQTWNGLGLHRLQLFAIGIAVWLWAQRRIGVLHLSALLAATVYAQYAHTLDLPSALGIGVLLVFVALAARGPDWTVFARFRRPIQFLARISFGLYLLNQVLGYLIAYRLMELGAGRLLQIAGAVTGVTALAWLLTKYVEEPSYRALAALRVRGLGARALAWLNT; this is encoded by the coding sequence GTGCGTGTCCTGGCGGTGTTCGCGGTGATGTTCACGCACACGACGTACATGGGTCCGTTCCTGCACCCTGAGCTCGGCGAGCCGCTCGGGCGGTACCCGTTCCAGGTCGGGGCCAGCATCCTGCTGGTGATCAGCGCGTACTTCGTCTGCGTGACCGTGCGGAAGGGTTCCACCTGGCGCTGGCTGTGGCGCCGCGTCTGCCGCGTACTCCCGCCGTACCTGGTCGCGGTGCTGGTCACGTACACGGCGCTGATCCTGCTCGGGCCGAACAACTGGATCCTGCCGACCGGGCGGGACCTCTGGGCCAACCTGACGCTCGCCGCCTCGTTCGACCGCGGCGTACAGCTCATCGACGGCTCGTACTGGACGCTGCCGCTGCAACTGATGGCCTTCGGCGCCGCGGCGCTGCTCTGGCCGCGCGGCTTCGGGCAGCGGATCACCACGGGGCTGTGGATCATGATCGTTGCCCCGGTGATCCTCCAGTGGCACGACCGGATCGGCCACAGCCCTGTCTGGGTGCAGCAGACCTGGAACGGCCTCGGCCTGCACCGGCTCCAGCTGTTCGCGATCGGCATCGCCGTGTGGCTCTGGGCGCAGCGCCGGATCGGCGTACTGCACCTTTCCGCGCTGCTCGCGGCGACCGTCTACGCGCAGTACGCGCACACCCTGGATCTGCCCTCGGCGCTCGGGATCGGCGTACTGCTCGTGTTCGTCGCGCTCGCGGCCCGTGGTCCGGACTGGACGGTGTTCGCCCGGTTCCGGCGGCCGATCCAGTTCCTGGCGCGGATCTCGTTCGGGCTGTACCTGCTGAACCAGGTGCTCGGGTACCTGATCGCCTACCGCCTGATGGAGCTCGGCGCCGGGCGGCTGCTGCAGATCGCCGGCGCGGTGACCGGCGTGACCGCGCTCGCCTGGCTGTTGACGAAGTACGTCGAGGAGCCGTCGTACCGGGCGCTGGCGGCGCTCCGGGTGCGCGGGCTCGGCGCCCGGGCACTGGCCTGGCTGAATACTTGA
- a CDS encoding PadR family transcriptional regulator, giving the protein MARRKVGNPLAFAVLGSLGERPMHPYEISTMLRARGKDQSIKVNYGSLYSVVSSLEKHGFIEAQETVREGNRPERTVYRITEAGRDEFTDWLSELIGTPSREFHPLEAGLAYLPGLPPDRAVELLEQRLAAVDAEIAELHAVHERMAAIEFPQLFWIESEFRLALLQAESAYVHGLAEQIRTDTLGGSAFWRQAWKLYLEEGISPTEQLRDPVKYFGQEFAWMRAIPPEAQ; this is encoded by the coding sequence GTGGCCAGGCGCAAAGTCGGGAACCCGCTGGCGTTCGCCGTGCTCGGGAGTCTCGGCGAGCGGCCGATGCATCCGTACGAGATCTCGACGATGCTTCGCGCCCGCGGCAAGGACCAGAGCATCAAGGTGAACTACGGGTCGCTCTACTCGGTCGTCTCCAGCCTGGAGAAGCACGGCTTCATCGAGGCGCAGGAAACGGTCCGCGAGGGCAACCGGCCGGAGCGGACCGTGTACCGGATCACCGAGGCCGGCCGCGACGAGTTCACCGACTGGCTGTCCGAGCTGATCGGTACGCCGTCGCGGGAGTTCCACCCGTTGGAGGCCGGCCTCGCGTATCTGCCCGGGCTGCCGCCGGACCGGGCCGTCGAGCTGCTCGAGCAGCGGCTCGCGGCGGTCGACGCGGAAATCGCGGAGCTGCACGCGGTGCACGAGCGGATGGCCGCGATCGAGTTCCCGCAGCTGTTCTGGATCGAGTCCGAGTTCCGGTTGGCGCTGCTCCAGGCGGAGTCGGCGTACGTCCATGGACTCGCCGAGCAGATCCGCACCGACACCCTCGGCGGCAGCGCGTTCTGGCGGCAGGCCTGGAAGCTCTACCTGGAGGAGGGCATCAGCCCGACCGAGCAGTTGCGGGATCCGGTGAAGTACTTCGGGCAGGAGTTCGCCTGGATGCGGGCGATCCCGCCGGAAGCGCAATAA
- a CDS encoding ATP-binding cassette domain-containing protein, producing MATHAVEAVDLVKTYPAGRKKPPLRALDGLTVSVPEGVVLGLLGPNGAGKSTTVKILTTLSRADSGSARVAGYDVTREQDQVRHAIGYVPQKSSSDPMATGLENLVLSGRIFGLSRQDAVHRAKELLGRFGLAEHGDRPVRTYSGGMQRKLDVALGLVHRPKVLFLDEPTTGLDPEARADLWSEVLRLSDGEGLTVLLTTHYLEEADRLAGQLAIVDHGRIVAEGTPEALKAELRGDSVQVELVDPDTDGSVRELLRKLSGIGEIVVEGNTLRARVDRGATAVPAVLGVLEDKAIPVVAVTVSRPSLDDVYLQHTGRSFRVAEEAAA from the coding sequence ATGGCTACGCATGCCGTCGAAGCGGTCGACCTGGTCAAGACGTACCCGGCCGGCCGGAAGAAACCACCACTGCGCGCCCTCGACGGTCTCACCGTCAGCGTGCCGGAAGGCGTCGTGCTCGGCCTGCTCGGGCCGAACGGCGCCGGCAAGTCCACCACCGTCAAGATCCTCACGACGCTGTCCCGGGCCGACTCGGGCAGCGCGCGGGTCGCCGGGTACGACGTCACGCGTGAACAGGACCAGGTCCGGCACGCAATCGGCTACGTCCCGCAGAAGTCCAGCTCGGACCCGATGGCCACCGGCCTGGAGAACCTCGTGCTCAGCGGCCGGATCTTCGGCCTGTCGCGGCAGGACGCGGTCCACCGCGCGAAGGAACTGCTGGGCCGTTTCGGCCTCGCCGAGCACGGCGACCGCCCGGTGCGGACGTACTCCGGCGGCATGCAGCGCAAGCTCGACGTCGCGCTCGGACTGGTGCACCGGCCGAAGGTGCTGTTCCTGGACGAGCCGACCACCGGCCTCGACCCGGAGGCGCGCGCCGATCTGTGGAGCGAAGTACTGCGGTTGTCTGATGGCGAAGGCCTGACCGTGCTGCTCACCACGCACTACCTGGAGGAGGCGGACCGGCTGGCGGGGCAGCTCGCGATCGTCGACCACGGGCGGATCGTTGCCGAGGGCACCCCGGAGGCGTTGAAAGCCGAGCTGCGGGGCGACTCGGTGCAGGTGGAGCTGGTCGATCCGGATACCGACGGGTCGGTCCGCGAGCTGCTCCGGAAGCTGTCCGGTATCGGCGAGATCGTTGTCGAAGGCAACACTCTGCGCGCCCGCGTCGACCGGGGTGCGACCGCAGTACCGGCTGTTCTCGGCGTTCTCGAGGACAAGGCGATCCCGGTCGTCGCGGTGACGGTGTCGCGGCCGTCGCTGGACGACGTGTACCTGCAGCACACCGGCCGGTCGTTCCGGGTGGCAGAGGAGGCGGCGGCATGA
- a CDS encoding ABC transporter permease: MIAHTGLILGRWTRASYRQPALIAFTLVQPAIWLLLFGQLFQGVVRIPGFGDSSYIAFLTPGIVMMTALMTSGWSGTSFVQDMERGVMDRMLASPVSRGGLMAGQLLSNASTTLIQTVLVFAIGIAAGARYDGGIAGYAVTVVASVLVGLAFGSLSNAVALLTRQQEALIGISQFVSLPLTFMSSIMIDPTVAPHWVNVAARFNPVDWATIAARQALAASPDWSSVWRHCGYLLAFTLIVGWLSTRAFRTYQRSV, encoded by the coding sequence ATGATCGCGCACACGGGACTCATCCTCGGCCGGTGGACGCGGGCGTCGTACCGGCAGCCGGCGCTGATCGCGTTCACGTTGGTGCAGCCCGCGATCTGGTTGCTGTTGTTCGGGCAGCTGTTCCAGGGCGTCGTACGGATCCCGGGGTTCGGCGACTCGTCGTACATCGCGTTCCTGACGCCGGGGATCGTGATGATGACGGCGCTGATGACGAGCGGCTGGAGCGGTACGTCGTTCGTCCAGGACATGGAGCGCGGCGTGATGGACCGGATGCTCGCGTCGCCGGTCAGCCGCGGCGGGTTGATGGCGGGGCAGCTGCTCAGCAACGCGTCGACCACGTTGATCCAGACCGTCCTGGTGTTCGCGATCGGGATCGCGGCCGGCGCGCGGTACGACGGCGGGATCGCCGGCTACGCGGTCACGGTCGTCGCGTCGGTGCTGGTCGGCCTGGCGTTCGGCTCGCTGTCGAACGCGGTCGCGCTGCTCACCCGGCAGCAGGAGGCGCTGATCGGCATCTCGCAGTTCGTCTCGCTGCCGTTGACGTTCATGTCGTCGATCATGATCGACCCGACGGTGGCCCCGCACTGGGTGAACGTCGCGGCCCGCTTCAACCCGGTCGACTGGGCCACGATCGCCGCCCGCCAGGCGCTGGCCGCCTCGCCGGACTGGTCGTCGGTCTGGCGGCACTGCGGCTATCTGCTGGCCTTCACGCTGATCGTCGGCTGGCTGTCGACGCGCGCGTTCCGGACGTACCAGCGGTCAGTGTGA
- a CDS encoding adenosine deaminase, with the protein MITPELLVAAPKVLLHDHLDGGLRPETVLELALEIGHPLPRTDAAELGAWFVESADSGSLERYLETFDHTVAVMQTAEAIKRVASECVQDLAADGVVYAEIRYAPEQHLNRGLSLEQVVDAVREGFEHGMATAQKPIVARQLLTAMRHKARSMEIAELAVAYRDAGVVGFDIAGAEAGFPPTRHLDAFEYLQRENAHFTIHAGEAFGLPSIWQAIQWCGADRLGHGVRIIDDISRVGDKVELGRLAAYVRDRRIPLEMCPSSNLQTGAAESIADHPIGLLAELRFRVTVNTDNRLMSGTSMSRELALLAEAFGYGLHDFRWFAINAMKSAFIPFDERLALIDDVIKPWYASH; encoded by the coding sequence ATGATCACGCCTGAGTTGTTGGTTGCGGCGCCGAAGGTGCTTTTGCATGATCACCTGGATGGTGGGTTGCGGCCGGAGACGGTGCTCGAGTTGGCGTTGGAGATCGGGCATCCGTTGCCGCGGACGGATGCGGCCGAGTTGGGGGCGTGGTTCGTGGAGTCGGCGGACTCCGGGTCGTTGGAGCGGTATCTGGAGACGTTCGACCACACCGTCGCGGTGATGCAGACCGCCGAGGCGATCAAGCGGGTGGCCAGTGAGTGCGTGCAGGATCTCGCGGCGGACGGGGTGGTGTACGCCGAGATCCGCTACGCGCCCGAGCAGCACCTGAACCGGGGGTTGTCGCTCGAGCAGGTCGTGGACGCCGTCCGCGAAGGGTTCGAGCACGGGATGGCGACAGCCCAGAAGCCGATCGTGGCGCGGCAGTTGCTGACCGCGATGCGGCACAAGGCGCGGTCGATGGAGATCGCCGAGCTGGCGGTCGCCTACCGCGACGCCGGCGTGGTCGGGTTCGACATCGCCGGCGCCGAGGCGGGCTTCCCGCCGACCCGGCACCTGGACGCGTTCGAGTACCTGCAGCGCGAGAACGCGCACTTCACCATCCACGCCGGCGAGGCGTTCGGCCTGCCGTCGATCTGGCAGGCGATCCAGTGGTGCGGCGCGGACCGCCTCGGGCACGGCGTCCGGATCATCGACGACATCAGCCGCGTCGGCGACAAGGTCGAGCTCGGGCGGCTGGCGGCGTACGTCCGGGACCGCCGGATCCCGCTGGAGATGTGCCCGAGCTCGAACCTGCAGACCGGCGCGGCCGAGTCGATCGCCGACCACCCGATCGGCCTGCTCGCCGAGCTCCGCTTCCGGGTCACGGTCAACACCGACAACCGGCTGATGAGCGGTACGTCGATGAGTCGCGAGCTCGCCCTGCTGGCCGAGGCGTTCGGCTACGGCCTGCACGACTTCCGCTGGTTCGCGATCAACGCGATGAAGTCCGCCTTCATCCCGTTCGACGAACGACTCGCGTTGATCGACGACGTCATCAAGCCCTGGTACGCCTCACACTGA
- a CDS encoding PDDEXK nuclease domain-containing protein gives MNDKTPRFESAPARSSLPDWYPDLLDRVSTHIATGHRRAVTAANQEMLKSYWSIGQEILKRQHEEGWGSKVIDRLSTDLKSRFPGATGYSPRNLKYMRAFAAAWPDPAFVQRTVAQLPWRHHVALLDKLDNAELRLWYAAAAVEQGWSRDVLALHIDGRFHDRVGKAVTNFATAMPPEESDLAQQATRDPYLFDFLGQTDGWRERELEQQLVEHVGKFLLELGQGFAFVGQQVRLELDGEEFFCDLLFYHLELRCYVVVELKAVKFNAAFLGQLGLYMAVVDDVLAKDGDKPTIGLLLCRNKNQVVAEYALKGFKAPIGVAQWTNAINNSLPEEFRSALPSVAELEAELGSTPTAD, from the coding sequence ATGAACGACAAGACCCCGCGCTTCGAGAGCGCCCCGGCCCGATCCTCGCTTCCCGACTGGTACCCAGACCTCCTCGACCGTGTCTCCACCCACATCGCCACAGGCCACCGGCGAGCCGTCACCGCCGCCAACCAGGAAATGCTCAAGAGCTACTGGTCGATCGGGCAGGAGATCCTGAAACGCCAGCACGAGGAAGGCTGGGGCAGCAAAGTCATCGACCGGCTGTCCACCGACCTCAAGTCCCGCTTCCCAGGAGCGACCGGATACTCACCCCGGAACCTGAAGTACATGCGAGCTTTCGCCGCGGCGTGGCCGGACCCGGCATTTGTGCAACGCACCGTTGCACAATTGCCCTGGCGCCATCACGTGGCATTGCTGGACAAGCTCGACAACGCCGAGCTCCGGCTGTGGTACGCCGCCGCTGCCGTCGAACAGGGATGGAGTCGCGACGTGCTCGCGCTGCACATCGACGGGCGGTTCCACGATCGGGTCGGGAAGGCGGTGACCAACTTCGCCACGGCGATGCCGCCGGAGGAGTCCGATCTGGCTCAGCAGGCGACCCGGGATCCGTATCTGTTCGACTTCCTCGGTCAGACCGACGGCTGGCGGGAGCGTGAGCTGGAGCAGCAACTGGTCGAGCATGTCGGGAAGTTCCTGCTCGAACTCGGGCAAGGGTTCGCGTTCGTCGGTCAGCAGGTGCGGCTCGAACTGGACGGCGAGGAGTTCTTCTGTGACCTGCTCTTCTACCACCTCGAGCTGCGCTGCTACGTCGTCGTCGAACTGAAGGCGGTGAAGTTCAACGCGGCGTTCCTGGGCCAGCTCGGGCTGTACATGGCGGTGGTGGACGACGTGCTCGCCAAGGACGGTGACAAACCGACGATCGGTCTGCTGCTCTGCCGGAACAAGAACCAAGTCGTCGCGGAGTACGCGCTGAAGGGATTCAAGGCCCCGATCGGCGTCGCCCAGTGGACGAACGCGATCAACAATTCGCTCCCCGAGGAGTTCCGGTCCGCACTGCCGAGCGTCGCCGAACTGGAGGCCGAACTCGGCTCCACACCCACTGCGGACTGA